Proteins encoded together in one Campylobacter peloridis LMG 23910 window:
- the glyQ gene encoding glycine--tRNA ligase subunit alpha produces the protein MTFSQMILKLQEYWQKQGCAIMQPYDFPAGAGTFHPATFLRSLGKKPWAAAYVAPSRRPTDGRYGENPNRLGAYYQFQVLMKPSPDNIQELYLKSLEILGFDLKSHDIRFVEDNWESPSLGAWGLGWEVWLDGMEVTQFTYFQQVGGISVDLVSAEITYGLERLAMYLQDVDNVYDIVWSEFNGEKISYKDVHKQGEFEFSKYNFEISDLKTLNTQFENAYNECKNILKEGLALPAYDYCMLAAHTFNLLDARGAISVAQRQEFMLKIRELSKNCALVYKESLDEN, from the coding sequence ATGACTTTTTCTCAGATGATTTTAAAATTACAAGAATATTGGCAAAAACAAGGTTGTGCTATAATGCAACCTTATGATTTTCCTGCAGGAGCAGGAACTTTTCATCCAGCAACTTTTTTAAGAAGTTTAGGGAAAAAACCATGGGCAGCTGCTTATGTAGCTCCTAGTAGAAGACCAACCGATGGAAGATATGGAGAAAATCCTAATAGATTAGGCGCATATTATCAATTTCAAGTTTTAATGAAACCTAGTCCTGATAATATCCAAGAGCTTTATTTAAAAAGTTTGGAAATTTTAGGATTTGATTTAAAATCACATGATATACGATTTGTAGAAGATAATTGGGAAAGTCCTAGTCTTGGTGCTTGGGGGCTTGGATGGGAAGTGTGGCTTGATGGTATGGAAGTCACTCAATTTACTTATTTTCAGCAAGTTGGTGGTATAAGTGTTGATTTAGTAAGTGCTGAAATTACCTATGGTTTAGAAAGACTTGCAATGTATCTGCAAGATGTTGATAATGTGTATGATATAGTATGGAGCGAATTTAACGGAGAAAAAATAAGCTACAAAGATGTTCACAAACAAGGTGAATTTGAATTTAGTAAGTATAATTTTGAAATAAGTGATCTTAAAACTTTAAACACACAATTTGAAAATGCCTATAATGAATGCAAAAATATTCTAAAAGAAGGATTAGCTTTACCTGCGTATGATTATTGTATGCTTGCAGCACATACTTTTAATTTACTTGATGCAAGAGGTGCTATATCTGTTGCACAAAGGCAAGAATTTATGCTTAAAATTAGAGAATTATCTAAAAATTGTGCTTTGGTCTATAAAGAAAGTTTAGATGAAAATTGA
- the glnA gene encoding type I glutamate--ammonia ligase, producing the protein MGKFVNNIDEFFSYSQEHEVMFVDFRFTDMIGTWHHLTYNIKAINHKTFENGIPFDASSLHGWQPIEKSDMILKPDVKSAFLDPFTADPTIIVICDVYDIYKEQMYEKCPRSIAKKAMQYLSQSNIADKAYFGPENEFFIFDNVKIVDSSNCAKYEVDTEEGEWNDNKDFIDSYNSGHRPRNKGGYFPVSPIDSSMDIRAEMVQVLERVGLKTFVHHHEVAQGQAEIGVEFGDLVEAADNVQIYKYVVKMVAHLNGKTATFMPKPLYGDNGSGMHVHMSLWKEGVNLFYDKKGYGKLSKCAINYIGGILANARSVAAFTNPSSNSYKRIVPGFEAPCILTYSCQNRSASCRVPYGINDKSARVEIRFPDSTANPYLAFTSLLMAGLDGIKNETKPVGPMDENLFALTLDEIREKGIEQLPHTLRGSLEALIRKNAFLKPVMSDVFIDDYQHMKFETQVWPVEARPTAYEFKTCYSC; encoded by the coding sequence ATGGGTAAATTTGTTAATAATATTGATGAGTTTTTTAGTTATTCTCAAGAGCATGAGGTAATGTTTGTTGATTTTAGATTTACAGATATGATAGGAACTTGGCACCACCTTACTTATAACATAAAGGCAATTAATCATAAAACTTTTGAAAATGGAATTCCTTTTGATGCAAGTTCATTGCATGGATGGCAACCTATAGAAAAATCAGATATGATTTTAAAACCTGATGTAAAAAGTGCGTTTTTAGATCCTTTCACAGCTGATCCTACTATAATAGTAATTTGCGATGTATATGATATTTATAAAGAACAAATGTATGAAAAATGTCCAAGAAGTATAGCAAAAAAAGCTATGCAATATTTATCACAAAGCAATATAGCAGATAAGGCTTATTTTGGTCCTGAAAATGAATTTTTTATTTTTGATAATGTAAAAATAGTTGATTCTTCTAATTGTGCAAAATATGAAGTAGATACAGAAGAAGGTGAGTGGAATGATAATAAAGATTTTATAGACAGCTATAATAGCGGACATCGTCCAAGGAATAAAGGTGGATATTTTCCAGTAAGTCCGATTGACTCTAGTATGGATATTAGAGCTGAAATGGTACAAGTTTTAGAAAGGGTTGGTTTAAAAACTTTTGTTCACCACCATGAAGTAGCACAAGGTCAAGCTGAGATTGGAGTTGAATTTGGAGACTTAGTTGAAGCTGCTGATAATGTGCAAATTTATAAATATGTAGTAAAAATGGTTGCACACTTAAATGGAAAAACTGCCACCTTCATGCCAAAACCATTGTATGGAGACAATGGAAGCGGTATGCATGTACATATGAGTCTTTGGAAAGAAGGAGTGAATTTATTTTACGATAAAAAAGGATATGGTAAATTAAGCAAATGTGCCATTAATTATATAGGTGGAATTTTAGCTAATGCAAGAAGTGTTGCTGCTTTTACAAATCCAAGTTCAAATTCATACAAAAGAATTGTTCCAGGTTTTGAAGCACCTTGTATATTGACTTATTCTTGCCAAAATCGCTCTGCAAGTTGTCGTGTACCTTATGGGATTAATGATAAAAGCGCAAGAGTTGAAATAAGATTTCCTGATAGCACTGCAAATCCTTATTTGGCTTTTACAAGTTTGCTAATGGCAGGTCTTGATGGTATAAAGAATGAAACAAAACCTGTTGGTCCAATGGATGAAAATTTATTTGCTTTAACTTTAGATGAAATTAGAGAAAAAGGTATAGAACAATTACCACATACCTTGAGAGGTTCATTAGAAGCACTTATTCGTAAAAATGCTTTTTTAAAACCTGTTATGAGTGATGTTTTTATAGATGATTATCAACATATGAAATTTGAAACACAAGTTTGGCCAGTTGAAGCTAGACCAACAGCATATGAGTTTAAAACTTGTTATTCTTGTTAA
- a CDS encoding peptidase U32 family protein: MIIPEIVSPAGNFIKLKIALAYGADAVYAGVNNFSLRARTARDFNYETFKEAIDYTHAKGKKIYVTINGFHFSSQIEGLKKHIIKLKEMKPDAFIVASVGAMRLVRELAPEINLHVSTQANILNYLDAQVYKDMGAKRVVIARELGLKDAKDLKNNCDIELESFVHGSMCFAYSGRCLISSVQSGRMSNRGSCANDCRFNYELYAKNPETNTLFRLEEDENGTHVFNSKDLNLSSYIQKIMQENCINAFKIEGRTKSEYYVALTTRTYKMAVNDVLNNTFESNKYESEIQTLKNRGFTDGYLVSRAYEKNDSINHDTSIEEGTHQVHAISEDGEFFKCKGKIELNKEYEILAPLNSNVELGENNLGLVYENNGKKFIVFKQLLAKNNKEFNAIHSGNENEIILPFKLPEFSFLRRSVE, encoded by the coding sequence ATGATAATACCTGAAATAGTTTCTCCAGCAGGTAATTTTATAAAATTAAAAATAGCATTAGCATATGGAGCTGATGCTGTTTATGCTGGAGTAAATAATTTTTCTTTAAGAGCAAGAACAGCAAGGGATTTTAACTACGAAACTTTTAAAGAAGCTATTGATTATACTCATGCAAAAGGTAAAAAAATTTATGTTACCATCAATGGATTTCATTTTAGCTCCCAAATAGAAGGTTTAAAAAAACATATTATAAAATTAAAAGAAATGAAGCCTGATGCGTTTATTGTAGCTTCTGTAGGCGCTATGCGTTTAGTGAGAGAACTTGCTCCAGAAATTAATCTTCATGTTTCAACTCAAGCAAATATTTTAAATTACTTAGATGCTCAAGTTTATAAAGACATGGGTGCAAAAAGAGTTGTTATTGCAAGAGAGCTTGGATTAAAAGATGCAAAAGATTTAAAAAATAATTGTGATATAGAACTTGAAAGTTTTGTTCATGGTTCTATGTGTTTTGCATATTCTGGTAGGTGCTTAATAAGTTCAGTTCAAAGTGGCCGTATGAGCAATCGTGGTTCTTGTGCAAATGATTGTAGGTTTAATTATGAACTTTATGCAAAAAACCCAGAAACTAATACACTTTTTAGACTTGAAGAAGATGAAAATGGAACTCATGTTTTTAATTCTAAAGACTTAAATTTAAGTTCATATATACAAAAAATTATGCAAGAAAATTGCATAAATGCATTTAAAATAGAAGGTAGAACTAAAAGTGAGTATTATGTAGCATTAACAACAAGAACATACAAAATGGCAGTAAATGATGTGTTAAATAATACTTTTGAATCTAATAAATATGAAAGTGAAATACAAACTTTAAAAAATAGAGGTTTTACAGATGGTTATTTAGTTTCAAGAGCTTATGAAAAAAATGATTCTATAAATCATGATACTAGTATAGAAGAAGGAACTCACCAAGTGCATGCTATAAGTGAAGATGGTGAATTTTTTAAATGTAAAGGTAAAATAGAATTAAACAAAGAATATGAAATTTTAGCTCCATTAAATTCCAATGTAGAGTTAGGAGAAAATAACTTAGGTTTAGTATATGAAAATAACGGAAAAAAATTCATTGTATTTAAACAATTATTAGCAAAAAATAATAAAGAATTTAACGCAATTCATAGTGGGAATGAAAATGAAATTATTTTACCATTTAAGCTTCCAGAATTTAGCTTTTTAAGAAGGAGTGTTGAATGA
- a CDS encoding Nif3-like dinuclear metal center hexameric protein: MKIEKLYNYLDTISPFQTQSSWDNSGLLLGCLDDEVKRVYLSLDIDEYLIEKAEPNSLFIVHHPLIFKGLKNISGKIYPQNLITKMIRKNIALIAMHTNFDLSHLNFYFVNNILGFKIREKEDFLIYCDVDFSFEDLINHIKKVLKLNYIRVVDAHHIKIKNLAVCTGSGGDLIPSVKADCFLSGDFKYHQALESYHNKLSLIDIGHYESENYFSEILAKDLQKFDLEVIISVSKNPFQYF, translated from the coding sequence ATGAAAATTGAAAAATTATATAATTATTTAGATACTATTAGTCCTTTTCAAACACAGAGTTCATGGGATAATAGTGGATTATTGCTTGGCTGTTTGGATGATGAAGTAAAAAGAGTATATTTGAGTTTAGATATAGATGAGTATTTGATAGAAAAAGCAGAGCCAAATTCTCTTTTTATCGTGCATCATCCTTTAATATTTAAAGGTTTAAAAAATATCAGTGGCAAGATATATCCTCAAAATTTAATTACAAAAATGATACGAAAAAACATAGCTTTGATTGCAATGCATACAAATTTTGATTTAAGTCACTTAAATTTTTATTTTGTAAATAATATTTTAGGATTTAAAATTAGAGAAAAAGAAGATTTTTTAATTTATTGTGATGTTGATTTTAGTTTTGAAGATTTAATTAATCATATAAAAAAAGTTTTGAAATTAAATTATATTAGAGTGGTTGATGCGCATCATATAAAAATTAAAAATTTAGCAGTTTGTACAGGTAGTGGTGGAGATTTAATACCAAGTGTTAAGGCAGATTGTTTTTTAAGTGGAGATTTTAAATATCATCAGGCTTTGGAAAGTTATCACAATAAACTAAGCTTGATAGATATAGGTCATTATGAAAGCGAAAATTATTTTAGCGAAATTTTAGCAAAAGATTTGCAAAAATTTGATTTAGAGGTTATAATATCAGTTTCAAAAAATCCATTTCAATATTTTTAA
- the purE gene encoding 5-(carboxyamino)imidazole ribonucleotide mutase: MRFVSILMGSKSDYDIVKEALGILEKFDVKYEILITSAHRSPQRTQDYIKEAENKGAKVFIAAAGMAAHLAGVVAAHTTKPVLGIPMPGSNLASMDSLFSTVQMPSGIPVATVAIGKAGAINAAYLAVQILAIDDENLAQKLKEDRKKQQEKLKKDSSEIEVFL, from the coding sequence ATGAGATTTGTGTCTATATTGATGGGAAGTAAGAGTGATTATGATATAGTAAAAGAGGCTTTAGGAATTTTAGAAAAATTTGATGTAAAGTATGAAATATTAATTACTTCAGCACATAGAAGTCCTCAAAGAACACAAGATTATATCAAAGAAGCAGAAAATAAAGGTGCTAAAGTGTTTATTGCTGCAGCAGGTATGGCAGCACATTTAGCAGGGGTTGTAGCAGCACATACGACTAAACCAGTTTTAGGCATACCTATGCCAGGAAGTAACTTAGCTAGTATGGATTCTTTATTTTCTACTGTGCAAATGCCAAGTGGTATTCCTGTAGCAACTGTAGCCATAGGTAAGGCAGGAGCTATTAATGCTGCTTATTTAGCTGTGCAAATTTTAGCAATTGATGATGAAAATTTAGCACAAAAACTAAAAGAAGATAGAAAAAAACAACAAGAAAAATTAAAAAAAGATTCTAGCGAGATTGAAGTTTTTCTTTAA
- a CDS encoding multifunctional tRNA nucleotidyl transferase/2'3'-cyclic phosphodiesterase/2'nucleotidase/phosphatase: MQKLKIDLKNDKDFLRIKDLLKPYTQRVYFVGGCVRNSFLNLTSDDYDIEVYGIKPNLFDELMQKLGANGVGKSFFVYKYKKFDLALARYENKIAKGHKGFEVKVCDDEKDGARRRDFTINALMVNIYTFEFLDFFNGLKDLKEKVIRHINEQSFIEDSLRILRAIAFACRFDLKIAKESLELMQNMDIADLSRERINNELYKIFKTSNLDKAYDYFKILNLEEKIFFHKKNDEDFEKLLKNSQAYVKDEALFLYLYLNFFHIDKVDFFKKTKLKNELLKKCEQEFILEKIDDFALAKIALKMPLCKWLGLWDCKRIMQAKKLNLYYHAFESKINANDLLKEGFGGKELGIELEKRKLQELKNYIKE; encoded by the coding sequence TTGCAAAAATTGAAGATAGACTTAAAAAATGATAAAGATTTTTTAAGAATAAAAGATTTGTTAAAACCTTACACACAGAGGGTATATTTTGTAGGGGGTTGTGTAAGAAATTCTTTTTTGAATTTAACAAGTGATGATTATGATATAGAAGTTTATGGTATAAAACCAAATCTTTTTGATGAGCTAATGCAAAAACTTGGTGCAAATGGAGTTGGAAAGAGTTTTTTTGTATATAAATATAAAAAATTCGATTTAGCTTTAGCACGTTATGAAAATAAAATTGCAAAAGGCCATAAGGGTTTTGAGGTAAAAGTTTGTGATGATGAAAAAGATGGAGCAAGAAGAAGAGATTTTACAATCAATGCTTTGATGGTAAATATTTATACTTTTGAATTTTTAGATTTTTTCAATGGTTTGAAGGACTTAAAAGAAAAAGTTATAAGACATATTAACGAGCAAAGTTTTATAGAAGATAGCTTAAGAATTTTACGAGCTATTGCTTTTGCTTGCCGTTTTGATTTGAAAATTGCAAAAGAAAGCTTAGAACTTATGCAAAATATGGATATAGCGGATTTATCCAGAGAAAGGATAAATAACGAACTCTATAAAATTTTTAAAACATCAAATCTTGATAAAGCTTATGATTATTTTAAAATTTTAAATTTAGAAGAAAAAATTTTTTTTCATAAAAAAAATGATGAAGATTTTGAAAAACTTTTAAAAAATTCTCAAGCTTATGTTAAAGATGAAGCTTTGTTTTTGTATTTATATTTAAATTTTTTTCATATAGATAAGGTAGATTTTTTCAAAAAAACAAAGTTAAAAAATGAGCTTTTAAAAAAATGTGAGCAAGAATTTATTTTAGAAAAAATTGATGATTTTGCTTTAGCTAAGATCGCTTTAAAAATGCCACTTTGCAAGTGGCTTGGACTTTGGGATTGTAAGCGCATAATGCAAGCAAAAAAATTAAATTTATATTATCATGCTTTTGAAAGTAAAATTAATGCTAATGATTTATTAAAGGAAGGATTTGGTGGGAAAGAACTTGGAATTGAACTTGAAAAAAGAAAATTACAAGAATTAAAAAACTATATAAAGGAGTAA
- the purU gene encoding formyltetrahydrofolate deformylase has product MNEYILKISSSDEKGLIYRISDVIFKYRINIIKNDEFVGENRFFFRAHLEGELDIKAFKGTLEAMLPDNAQIEITPKRKKDIIVLATKETHCLGELLIRQFSGEFNANIKAVIANYDILKPLVDKFNIPFHTILAQDLSRQEHEEKMLECLKQYEFDYIVLAKYMRILSPSFVEHFEGKIINIHHSFLPAFIGANPYKQAYERGVKIIGATAHFVNNNLDEGPIITQDVIPVTHEYSWQAMQQAGRNVEKNVFSKALDLVFDDRIFIHENKTIVF; this is encoded by the coding sequence ATGAATGAATATATTTTAAAAATTTCAAGTAGTGATGAAAAAGGTTTAATTTATAGGATTTCAGATGTTATTTTTAAATATAGAATAAATATTATTAAAAACGATGAATTTGTTGGCGAGAATCGCTTTTTTTTTAGAGCGCATTTAGAAGGTGAGCTTGATATAAAAGCTTTTAAAGGAACACTTGAAGCTATGCTTCCTGATAATGCACAAATTGAAATTACTCCAAAAAGAAAAAAAGATATTATAGTTTTAGCTACTAAAGAAACTCATTGTTTAGGTGAGCTACTTATCCGTCAATTTAGTGGAGAATTTAATGCAAATATTAAAGCAGTTATTGCTAATTATGATATATTAAAACCATTGGTAGACAAATTTAATATACCTTTTCATACTATTTTAGCACAAGATTTAAGCAGGCAAGAGCATGAAGAAAAAATGCTAGAGTGTTTAAAGCAATATGAGTTTGATTATATTGTTTTGGCAAAATATATGAGAATTTTATCTCCTTCTTTTGTAGAACATTTTGAAGGAAAAATAATTAACATCCATCATTCTTTTTTACCTGCATTTATTGGAGCTAATCCTTATAAACAAGCTTATGAGCGAGGAGTTAAAATCATAGGAGCAACGGCACATTTTGTGAATAATAATTTAGATGAAGGGCCAATTATCACTCAAGATGTTATACCAGTTACCCATGAGTATTCTTGGCAAGCTATGCAACAAGCTGGTCGTAATGTAGAAAAAAATGTATTTTCTAAAGCATTGGATTTAGTGTTTGATGATAGGATTTTTATACACGAAAACAAAACAATAGTATTTTAA
- a CDS encoding invasion antigen D, producing MNIEDLAKMAIDEVNSELDNKKNKKEEFTPVVEELMQEQKIQKAQDEKIKEEINRVTQDLMQELDELEVNIKEEKPTIIEVKELVDKEENSQNNEEFFLKNLRERILVLFEGLKNTKDEHLEKRLDITITFLEFLLAKIEDRLKK from the coding sequence ATGAATATAGAAGATTTAGCAAAAATGGCGATTGATGAAGTAAATTCAGAATTAGATAATAAAAAAAATAAGAAAGAAGAATTTACTCCGGTAGTAGAAGAATTAATGCAAGAGCAAAAAATCCAAAAAGCTCAAGATGAAAAAATTAAAGAAGAAATTAATAGAGTAACTCAAGATTTGATGCAAGAACTTGATGAATTAGAGGTAAACATAAAAGAAGAAAAACCAACAATAATCGAAGTAAAAGAACTTGTAGATAAAGAAGAAAATTCACAAAATAATGAAGAATTTTTTTTAAAAAATCTTAGAGAAAGAATTTTGGTATTATTTGAAGGTTTAAAAAATACCAAAGATGAGCATTTAGAAAAAAGACTAGATATAACCATTACTTTTTTAGAGTTTTTGCTTGCAAAAATTGAAGATAGACTTAAAAAATGA
- a CDS encoding DUF3972 domain-containing protein: MQTYLELKEFCQLVHLNEDVVKGMMANGALNFKEEEGKIYIEANQGTFSVVPMSSKQPAMVNSMTLAGESFVEKTIGTILNLHEKVLDAKDETLEALKGENKFLKDALYSMQELYDEDRKTIENLNEQLKYARNEVEFLKRKYKMMWNKTIEIYANSQEKPEELKEE, encoded by the coding sequence ATGCAAACTTATTTGGAATTAAAAGAATTTTGTCAATTAGTTCATCTAAATGAAGATGTTGTTAAAGGTATGATGGCAAATGGTGCTTTAAATTTTAAAGAGGAAGAAGGTAAAATTTATATTGAAGCAAATCAAGGGACTTTTAGCGTAGTGCCAATGAGCTCAAAACAACCTGCTATGGTTAATTCAATGACTTTAGCAGGAGAAAGTTTTGTTGAAAAAACTATAGGAACTATTTTAAATTTACATGAAAAAGTTTTAGATGCCAAAGATGAAACTTTAGAAGCCTTAAAAGGTGAAAATAAATTTTTAAAAGATGCTTTATACTCTATGCAAGAATTATACGATGAAGATAGAAAAACCATAGAAAATTTAAATGAACAGCTTAAATATGCACGCAATGAAGTAGAATTTCTAAAGAGAAAATATAAAATGATGTGGAATAAAACTATCGAAATTTATGCAAATTCACAAGAAAAGCCAGAGGAATTAAAGGAAGAATGA